CAGACTGCGCCATTACTTGCCCGGCTGGTTCTGCGTGGCAAAGGTCAGCTTGCCGTAGCCAGCTACCCGCGCCGCTTCCATCACATTGACCACACTCTGGTGCGTGGACTGGGCATCGGCATCGATCACGATCATCGGGTCCTGGTTACCACCCGCAGCCTTGCGCAACAGCAGCGCAAAGTCATCCGGAGAGGTAAACGTCACCAGATCGTTGTTGATGCTGTACTGACCGTTGGCCGAGACCGCCACATTCACTGCCTGCGGCTGGTTATCCGGCGTTTTTTCCGCATTGGCCGTCGGCAGGTTGATCTTCAGTTCAGCAAACTTGGAGTACGTGGTGGTGGCCATGACAAAGATCAGGATCACCAGCAGCACGTCGATCAGCGGGACGAAATTGATTTCCGGTTCTTCCCGCTTGCGACCACGTCGAAAATTCATGTCCGGCCCCGTTGCTTATTTGGAAGTGCCGAGTTGGCGTTCACCGTGCACGACTTCCACCAGCTTGATGGCTTGTTGTTCCATCTCAACCAGGTAGCCGTCCACGCGGGAACGGAAGTAGCGGTAGAACAACAGGCTGGGCACGGCCACGATAATACCGAAGGCTGTGTTGTACAGCGCCACGGAGATACCGTGCGCCAGTGCCGCCGGGTTGGCACCCGTTGCCGGCGATTGCGCGCCGAAGATTTCGATCATGCCGACCACGGTGCCGAACAGACCCAGCAGCGGGGTGATGGCGGCAATGGTGCCCAGCGCCGACAGATAACGCTCCAGATCATGCGCCACGGCACCGCCCACTTCTTCGATCGACTCTTTCATGATCTCGCGGGAGCTTTTTACATTCTTCAGGCCGGCTGCCAGCACCTTGCCCAGCGGGGAAGACGCCGCCAGTTTGGATACCATGTCGGCATTAACGCCACTGGCGCGCAGTTCTTGCACCACGCGGGCCAGCATGCCTTCCGGCAGGACCACGCCCTTGCGCAGGGTCAGCAGCCGTTCAATGATGATGGTCAGCGCCGCCACGGAGGCAACAATGATCAACCAGATCGGCCAGCCAGCGGCTTGAATAATCTCCAGCATAAGGGTTCCTGTGGTGCGTTTTAGGGGTACTGGAACAGCGGGCCGTCGTGTGAACGGGTATGCACGCTGCCGTGAATCGCGTAACTTTAGCCGGATTGCCCCTGATCGTGAAGGGCCGGACTGCCGCGCGGGCAAATGCGAAACACGGACGGAGAATAACGCGCAAGGTGACCGCCCGGATTACATATTTGTAACGGGCTTGTCGCGCACGGCATAAAAGTTGTCCGACTACCACTGTCGGCGGAGCCGGAAAAGGCTGACTCCAGGTGAAGGAATACAGGTAACTCCCCGCCCCGCCTTGGTTTTTTTGCCTTACCCACACAAGCTGTGGATAACTTTGTGAACAACCTGCCCCGATATACCCTAAATGCCTGTCTGCAAAGGATTGCAGACAAGTTGCCTGCAAATTGGGCGTTTTACCATAACTGATAAAAATCAATCAGTTACGAACACTACATCAACTACAACCCGCGAAATCGCCGCTATGCCTTGAGCAGTATGGCTTTTGTGGATTATTTTGGGTTTTCCCGCGCATGTTCTCCAACTTGTCAAGTATTTCAAACGCTGTTTTGACCGTGTCTGACCTGAACCGCACGGTACGCGAATTACTGGAAGGCAGCCTGCCGGTTTTGTGGGTGAGCGGGGAGATTTCCAATTTCAAACGTTACGATTCCGGCCACTGCTATTTCAGCCTGAAAGACAAGAATGCACAGGTGCGCTGTGTCATGTTCCGTAACCGCGCCGGCCTGCTGGACTTTCAGCCCAAGGAAGGAATGAGCGTGGAAATCCGCGCGGTGGTCACGCTGTATGAAGCGCGCGGTGACTATCAACTGACGGTCGAAGCCATGCGCCCGGCCGGGCTGGGCGCGCTGTTTGAAGCGTTTGAGAAACTCAAGGCCCGGCTGAACGCCGAAGGTTTGTTCGACGCCGCCCGCAAGCAGACGCTGCCGACCTTCCCCCGCGCCATCGGGATTGTCACCTCGCCCAAGGCCGCCGCCCTGCGCGACGTGCTGACCACGCTGGGCCGCCGCATGCCGGGCTTGCCGGTCATCCTCTACCCTTGCGCCGTGCAGGGTGCCGGTGCGGGCGCAGAGATCGCCGCCGCCATCAACAAGGCGGCCGAGCGCAATGAGGTCGATACCCTGGTCGTGTGTCGCGGCGGGGGGAGTCTGGAAGACTTGTGGGCGTTCAACGAAGAAGTCGTCGCCCGCGCCATTGCCGCCTGCGCCATCCCGGTGGTCAGCGGTGTCGGTCACGAGACCGATTTTACCATCAGCGATTTTGTGGCCGACGTACGCGCCGCAACGCCAACCGCCGCGGCCGAACTGGCCAGCCCCAATCGCGCCGAGTGGCTGGGCCGCCTGGCCGAACAACAACGCCATCTGCAACGCGCGTTTGAGCGCCAGTTGCAATTGCGCATGCAAAAGCTGGACAACCTCGCCCGCCGGCTGCGTCACCCGGGCGATACGCTGACCCGCCAGCGCGAGCGTCTGGCCATGTTGTCAGTCCGCCTGAACACCGCCCCGGCCCGGCAACTGGACCGCAAGTTGTCGGCGCTGGCGCAGATGCGCTTGCGCCTTATCCACGCCAGCCCGGCGCTGGATACCGCCCGTAACCGGCTGAACCATACCGCCAGCCGGCTGGCCGTCGCCAGCGCGCGCGCGCAGGATCAGCGTCTGGCCAGACTGGCGCAATTGCGCGGCCAGTTGCAGGCACTCAACCCCAACGCGGTACTGGCGCGGGGCTATGCGCTGGTCGAAACGCCCAAGGGTCAGGTGATCCAGCAGGCCGCCCAGTTACATGCCGGCGACAAAATCCGCGTGCGGTTTGCCGATGATGCGATAGATGCTGCGGTAACCGGCAAGCCGGACGGACAGCAGAGCCTGTTCTGAGCGCCTGCCATACCTGCCGTTGTTCGCTCCCGGCGACGCCAGCCATCCCGCCGGCATAAAACTGTGCCCCACAACCGCCCGCCAAGCTGAACCTTGGCGCAGCGGTCTGCTAGCTGCCATGCTCAAACCCTCTATTTGATCATCGCAAGCTGATACGCCCCATGCAAAGCGCACGCCAATGGACCGCCGAAGCCATCCGCATCATTGAAGCGGACTTCAATCGCTCAGCCGATACGCATCTGATTCCGCTCAAGCTGGCGGGTTTTGCGGATATCGATTTTTATCTGAAAGATGAATCCAGCCATCCGACCGGCAGCCTCAAGCACCGGCTGGCGCGCTCATTGTTTTTGTATGCGCTGGCCAACGGCTGGCTCAGCCCGGGCAAGCCGGTGATTGAAGCATCCAGCGGCTCCACGGCTGTATCTGAGGCCTATTTTGCGCGGCTGCTGGGTTTGCCATTTATTGCGGTGATGCCGGCCACGACCAGCCCGGACAAAATCGCTGCGATTGAATTTCAGGGCGGCAAATGTGATCTGGTCACCGACCCCACGCAGATCGCGGCCCGTTCGCAGCAACTGGCCGCGCAGACCGGCGGGCATTTCATGGATCAGTTCACCTATGCCGAACGCGCCACCGACTGGCGCGCCAACAACAATATCGCCGAGTCGATTTTTGGCCAGCTCAAGCTGGAGCGGTATCCAGAGCCCAGCTGGATTGTCGCCAGTTGCGGTACGGGCGGGACCTCCGCCACGCTGGGGCGCTATGTGCGCTATCGCCGCCATGCCACAGGCATTGCCTGCGCCGATCCGGAAAACAGCGTGTTTTTTGATGCATTTGTCAGTGGCCGGCGCGATCACACGCTCGATTGCGGCTCCAGGATTGAAGGCATTGGCCGGCCGCGGGTCGAGGCGTCGTTCATGCCCGATGTGATCGATACCATGTTCAAGGTGCCCGATGTGCTGTCGATTGCGGCCACGCGCTGGCTGGCGGGCAAGCTGGGCCGGCGCGTCGGCGGTTCCACCGGCTGCCAGTTCGTGGCCGTACTGCAACTGGCGCAGGCCATGCGGGCGGCGGGCACCGGCGGCTCGATTGTCACCTTGCTGTGCGATAGCGGTGATCGATACGCCCATTCTTATTACAACGATACCTGGCTCAAGAAGAACGGTTATCACATTGCCGGGCCGCACGGCAGCATTGCCGCCTGCGCGGAACAAGGCGCGCCGCTCGATGATACCGTCATTAAGCGGCATGATCGCTGATCAAGCCAGCGCGGCCTCGACATTCACCGAGTCGATCTGGTCTGGCTGCAGGTAGCGTTCGCTGTATTGCAGATACACGCCAGAACGCAAGAACAGTTCAAACAACTCCGGATCAATGTGCTGTTCGCGCCGCATGCGCGCCATGATGTTGATTGCCTCGGTCAGCGTCTTGCCGCGCTTGTAGGGGCGATCCACGGCGGTCAGCGCTTCAAAGATGTCGGCAATCGCCATCATGCGGGCCAGCGGGCTCATCTGCTCCCGCTTGAGACGACGCGGGTAGCCGGTGCCGTCCATTTTCTCATGATGGCCACCGGCGATTTCCGGCACGTTTCTGAGGTGGCGCGGGAACGGCAGCTTTTCCAGCATGACAATGGTCTGGACGATGTGCTCGTTGATCTTGTAGCGCTCTTCTTCCGTCAGTGTGCCGCGCTTGACCGACAGGTTATGCAACTCGCCCCGGTTGTAGAGGTACTCCGGCACCTTCATGTCAAAGCCAAAACCTTGTGGAAGCTGGTCACGCGGGTTGCGGTAGATCACGTGCTCCGGCAAATCAGCCAGCAAGGGCATGGCGACGGGCAGCATGGGCGCGGGCGTGCGGCCTTTGCGCTGCTGCTCTTCGTAGGAAATGCCGATGCGGTCATCGAGCGTGCGTTGCCAGGTGCGCCGGCCAATGTCGTACAGGCGTTCGATATCCGCTTGCGCCATGGCCTCGCCGCCCTCGTTGCTGCGGGCCACAAAGCGGTATTCGTCATCCAGTTCATGCAGCAATTGTTCACGCACGGCGGCCAGTTCATGCGCGTCGCCGCCTTCGGCCACGCCTTGCCAGTAACCGATCCAGGCATCGCGCTTGAGCACTTCAAACCGCATGCGGATTTCATGAATGCGGTCGTAGATGGTTTCCAGCTTGGTGGCTTTGTCGACCACGTATTCCGGCGTGGTGACCTTGCCGCAATCATGCAGCCATGCGCCGATGTGCAGCGCTTCCCATTCCTCAGTCGTCAGCGAGTAATGCCGGTACGGGCCTTCGTCGGTTTCGCAAGCGGCCCGGGCCAGCATTTTGGTCAGTTCCGGCACGCGCTGGCAGTGGCCGCCGGTATACGGGCTCTTGGCATCAATGGCGCCGGCCACCAGCTGGATGAACGATTCCAGCAGCGCCTGTTGCTCCTTGATCAGCCGTTGCGTTTCGATTGCCACCGCTGCCGTGCCCGAGACCGCCTCCAGCATGGCCAGCATGGGATGACCGCCGCGCAATGCTTCGGCCGCCTCGATAAACAGCGTCAGCACGCCCACCGTTTCTTCCTGGCGGTTGATCAGCGGAATCGCCACCACCACCGCGGCGTGTTCAAAATGCCGCACGCCGCCAAACCAGGCATTCAGTTCAGAGGGTTCCAGCCACACGGACTGCGTCTGGCCGGTGGCGTCGGCCATCACGGCCGGATGCTGGACTTCATGCTCCGGGATCAGCACCGGCAAGGCGGCCGGGTTCACCGGTTCCTGGTCAGAACGGCAGGCTTGTTCAGCGGTCAGGTGGCCATCGGTTTCGGTCAGGTAGATGATGGCCGCGCGCGCTTCGGCCATGTGCAGCGCTTCGTTCAGGATGCGCTGGATCAGCGGGCTGAATTCGCGCTCGTCCGCCAGCGCATCGCCAATATCCCGGAACTGGGCAATGGTCTGTTTCATGCGCCGCATGGCGTCGGCCAGTTCGTGGATTTCCCGCACCACTGAATTGACCACTACCGGCGAATCAAAGCGCATGGCCTGGATATCCCGCGCCTGGGCAATCAGTGCCTTGAGCGGGCGCGAGGCGATCAGCGATACCCACATGGCCACCGGCACGGTGATCAGCAACAGCAAGAGCGAGATCAGCGCGGTCTCTTTGCGTAACTGGTGCGCATCGGCCAGTAGTTCTTCATCCGGCGCGGCCACGGCCAGATAGAGCGTATCGCCCTGCGGCAACACCAGCGGCGCCAGATAACCGTACCAGGTGGCGCCGCCCAGTTCGATCGGGGCCGTATTGCCCTTGTAGGTGTCCGGGTGCGCCATCATGGTGGTCAGCGCCGGAATGCCCAGGTCACGCACCCGCGCCAGCCGGAAACCACCGCGCTGATCCGGGCGCACCACGCGCGTGGTGTCGTGCCAGGCCAGCACCTGGCCATCCGGGTCCAGCAGGGCCATTTCGCTGTGGGTGGTGACGTGCTGGGCGGCCAGCATGCTGCTCAGCGCGGCCAGCGTGACATCCATGCCGACCACGGCGTTGCGGTCCAGGCTGCGGCGCGAGAACGTGGTGCCGATCTCATGCGTGGTAAAGAACACATACGGTTGCGTGACTACCCTGCCGCTACCGGCAATGGCGCGCTTGTACCAGTCACGCGTGCGCGGGTCGTAGTGGTAATCATCGCGCACACGGGTTTCGATCAGCTTGAGCTGGTCATCAAAATACAGATACTTGCCCTGCGATTTGCCCTTGCCGGTGACAAAGCTTTGCACCAGCAAGGTGGCGCCCACCGGCGGGTGCAAGGGCGTGCGCAAGGTGGGCTCGTCCGGAATCCGCCGCAGCAAAAAGAAGTCGCCATTGGCATAGCCGGCATAGGCGGCCGTCACGGCAGCTTGATCGCGCAGGATCTGGATCAGGTACGGCAGGCTTTGCAGGCGTTCATCAAGCGTGCGGGCGCGGGCAAGTTTCTCCCGCGCCAGCAGGTCCACCGCCAGGCCGGTGCTGGCATACAGGCCCGACACGGTATCGCCGGTGCGGGCGCCAATCTGGTTGAACAGGGTTTGTGACGAGCTGAGCAGCATGCGGCGGCTCTGACGATCGTTGTACCAGTTGTTGACCAGTGCATACGCCAGGATCAGCAAGATGAACAACCAGGCAATATGGATATGCAGCGGGTAACGCTGCCACCGCAGAAAACGTCTGAAAGACCCCATACTGGTATCCCGTTGTGCATCAGGCCGATGCGGTAAAGGTGCGGGTGAGATATATCTGTCACGTTTTAGCTTAGACAAGCGGCAGCATACCGCCTGACATTTACCGTATTGATACGTCGCCGCACTTGGGGGGATGTTGCGCTGCGGGTAAAATGTGACCTCCCCGTTCACATGCATCCTGAAGGATCGAATCGTGCAGCTCTCCAACCGTGTACTTGGCATCAAGGAATCCCCCACCCTGGCCATTACCGCCAAGGCAGGCAAACTGAAGGCTGAAGGTCGTGACGTGATTGCGCTGGCCGCTGGCGAGCCAGACTTTGACACGCCGGACCACATCAAGGCCGCCGCCATTGAAGCCATCAACAAAGGCTTCACCAAGTAC
This is a stretch of genomic DNA from Silvimonas iriomotensis. It encodes these proteins:
- a CDS encoding PLP-dependent cysteine synthase family protein; amino-acid sequence: MQSARQWTAEAIRIIEADFNRSADTHLIPLKLAGFADIDFYLKDESSHPTGSLKHRLARSLFLYALANGWLSPGKPVIEASSGSTAVSEAYFARLLGLPFIAVMPATTSPDKIAAIEFQGGKCDLVTDPTQIAARSQQLAAQTGGHFMDQFTYAERATDWRANNNIAESIFGQLKLERYPEPSWIVASCGTGGTSATLGRYVRYRRHATGIACADPENSVFFDAFVSGRRDHTLDCGSRIEGIGRPRVEASFMPDVIDTMFKVPDVLSIAATRWLAGKLGRRVGGSTGCQFVAVLQLAQAMRAAGTGGSIVTLLCDSGDRYAHSYYNDTWLKKNGYHIAGPHGSIAACAEQGAPLDDTVIKRHDR
- the xseA gene encoding exodeoxyribonuclease VII large subunit, coding for MSDLNRTVRELLEGSLPVLWVSGEISNFKRYDSGHCYFSLKDKNAQVRCVMFRNRAGLLDFQPKEGMSVEIRAVVTLYEARGDYQLTVEAMRPAGLGALFEAFEKLKARLNAEGLFDAARKQTLPTFPRAIGIVTSPKAAALRDVLTTLGRRMPGLPVILYPCAVQGAGAGAEIAAAINKAAERNEVDTLVVCRGGGSLEDLWAFNEEVVARAIAACAIPVVSGVGHETDFTISDFVADVRAATPTAAAELASPNRAEWLGRLAEQQRHLQRAFERQLQLRMQKLDNLARRLRHPGDTLTRQRERLAMLSVRLNTAPARQLDRKLSALAQMRLRLIHASPALDTARNRLNHTASRLAVASARAQDQRLARLAQLRGQLQALNPNAVLARGYALVETPKGQVIQQAAQLHAGDKIRVRFADDAIDAAVTGKPDGQQSLF
- a CDS encoding MotA/TolQ/ExbB proton channel family protein, giving the protein MLEIIQAAGWPIWLIIVASVAALTIIIERLLTLRKGVVLPEGMLARVVQELRASGVNADMVSKLAASSPLGKVLAAGLKNVKSSREIMKESIEEVGGAVAHDLERYLSALGTIAAITPLLGLFGTVVGMIEIFGAQSPATGANPAALAHGISVALYNTAFGIIVAVPSLLFYRYFRSRVDGYLVEMEQQAIKLVEVVHGERQLGTSK
- a CDS encoding HD domain-containing phosphohydrolase, whose amino-acid sequence is MGSFRRFLRWQRYPLHIHIAWLFILLILAYALVNNWYNDRQSRRMLLSSSQTLFNQIGARTGDTVSGLYASTGLAVDLLAREKLARARTLDERLQSLPYLIQILRDQAAVTAAYAGYANGDFFLLRRIPDEPTLRTPLHPPVGATLLVQSFVTGKGKSQGKYLYFDDQLKLIETRVRDDYHYDPRTRDWYKRAIAGSGRVVTQPYVFFTTHEIGTTFSRRSLDRNAVVGMDVTLAALSSMLAAQHVTTHSEMALLDPDGQVLAWHDTTRVVRPDQRGGFRLARVRDLGIPALTTMMAHPDTYKGNTAPIELGGATWYGYLAPLVLPQGDTLYLAVAAPDEELLADAHQLRKETALISLLLLLITVPVAMWVSLIASRPLKALIAQARDIQAMRFDSPVVVNSVVREIHELADAMRRMKQTIAQFRDIGDALADEREFSPLIQRILNEALHMAEARAAIIYLTETDGHLTAEQACRSDQEPVNPAALPVLIPEHEVQHPAVMADATGQTQSVWLEPSELNAWFGGVRHFEHAAVVVAIPLINRQEETVGVLTLFIEAAEALRGGHPMLAMLEAVSGTAAVAIETQRLIKEQQALLESFIQLVAGAIDAKSPYTGGHCQRVPELTKMLARAACETDEGPYRHYSLTTEEWEALHIGAWLHDCGKVTTPEYVVDKATKLETIYDRIHEIRMRFEVLKRDAWIGYWQGVAEGGDAHELAAVREQLLHELDDEYRFVARSNEGGEAMAQADIERLYDIGRRTWQRTLDDRIGISYEEQQRKGRTPAPMLPVAMPLLADLPEHVIYRNPRDQLPQGFGFDMKVPEYLYNRGELHNLSVKRGTLTEEERYKINEHIVQTIVMLEKLPFPRHLRNVPEIAGGHHEKMDGTGYPRRLKREQMSPLARMMAIADIFEALTAVDRPYKRGKTLTEAINIMARMRREQHIDPELFELFLRSGVYLQYSERYLQPDQIDSVNVEAALA
- a CDS encoding ExbD/TolR family protein, which codes for MNFRRGRKREEPEINFVPLIDVLLVILIFVMATTTYSKFAELKINLPTANAEKTPDNQPQAVNVAVSANGQYSINNDLVTFTSPDDFALLLRKAAGGNQDPMIVIDADAQSTHQSVVNVMEAARVAGYGKLTFATQNQPGK